A single Klebsiella variicola DNA region contains:
- a CDS encoding extracellular solute-binding protein, whose protein sequence is MKYHSALRVNACLLAMLVISGSVSAATQINALFMTQAAYSENDIRAMTSDFEKQHPDVKVNLEFVPYEALHDKIVAARGAGGNGYDVVLFDAIWPAEFSRYDLLQDVSSRIAADEREKIFPGAMNTVVYQGKTLGMPWILDTKYLYYNKAMLDKAGIKTPPASWQQVMDDAKVLKDKGIVKYPLVWSWSQAEALVCDYTTLVSGFGGSFYQNGKLDFSTPASLKAVTLMKTSLDQGLSNPASREYLEEDVRKAFSNGDAAFALNWTYMYNMANDPKQSKVAGDVGIVPAPGDTPDKPGAVNGSMGLGIAKASQHPEEAWQYIHYLTSQPVQDKYAKLSLPVWKASYQDPAVAKGQESLIAAADKSLNVMLSRPETADYSRLSNTLQQQLQSVLQGKATPDVALKAVDTSAARLR, encoded by the coding sequence ATGAAATACCACAGCGCACTACGGGTCAACGCCTGTCTGCTGGCGATGCTCGTTATCAGCGGGAGCGTCAGCGCAGCGACCCAGATTAATGCCCTGTTCATGACCCAGGCGGCCTATAGCGAAAACGACATTCGCGCGATGACCAGTGACTTCGAAAAGCAACACCCTGACGTGAAGGTCAATCTCGAATTCGTCCCCTATGAAGCGCTGCACGACAAGATCGTCGCCGCCCGCGGCGCAGGGGGTAACGGCTACGACGTGGTGCTGTTCGACGCGATCTGGCCGGCGGAGTTTAGCCGCTACGATCTGCTGCAGGATGTCTCCTCACGGATTGCCGCCGACGAGCGCGAAAAGATTTTCCCCGGGGCGATGAATACCGTGGTGTATCAAGGCAAAACCCTCGGCATGCCGTGGATCCTCGACACCAAATATCTGTACTACAACAAAGCCATGCTGGACAAAGCGGGGATCAAAACGCCGCCTGCCAGCTGGCAGCAGGTAATGGACGACGCCAAAGTGCTTAAGGACAAAGGGATTGTTAAATATCCTCTGGTCTGGAGCTGGTCGCAAGCGGAAGCGCTGGTCTGCGATTACACCACCCTCGTCTCCGGCTTCGGCGGGAGCTTCTACCAGAACGGCAAGCTCGATTTTTCGACGCCCGCCTCGCTGAAAGCGGTCACGCTGATGAAAACCTCGCTCGATCAGGGGCTGAGCAACCCGGCATCACGTGAATATCTTGAGGAGGATGTGCGTAAGGCTTTCTCCAATGGCGACGCCGCCTTTGCGCTCAACTGGACCTATATGTACAACATGGCCAACGATCCGAAACAGAGTAAAGTCGCAGGTGATGTTGGCATTGTCCCCGCCCCAGGCGATACCCCGGATAAACCCGGCGCCGTCAACGGTTCAATGGGCCTGGGCATCGCCAAAGCCAGTCAGCATCCGGAAGAGGCCTGGCAGTATATTCACTATCTGACCTCCCAGCCGGTACAGGACAAGTATGCCAAACTGAGCTTGCCGGTGTGGAAAGCCTCGTACCAGGATCCTGCCGTTGCCAAAGGCCAGGAGAGCCTGATCGCCGCCGCCGACAAGTCGTTGAACGTGATGCTCTCTCGTCCCGAAACGGCAGATTACTCGCGCCTGTCAAACACCCTGCAACAGCAGCTTCAGTCGGTACTGCAGGGTAAAGCCACGCCCGACGTCGCCCTCAAGGCGGTCGACACCAGCGCGGCCCGTCTGCGTTAA
- a CDS encoding ROK family transcriptional regulator, which produces MKTSGTNLEHARVHNRRVIIEAVRLHGELTRAELARLTALTPQTVSNIVAELEQMDLLTSHQPRRASGRGQPAVPVSLNPASAWSIGIHLDHQTLIVVLVDLAGEVHFRRLILVQKPQPGATFARLAEVLNEIRALPTLDWSRVLGMGVVMPGPFGVEGISSTGPTTLNGWEGVDVAAELGRLSGLPVTLENDATVAAIGERFHGVARQLNSFVYLYIGTGLGAGIFTDGHVYTGHAHNAGEVGHIVVAPNGRPCYCGNEGCLERYVSLQAAYEFCGLDPYRALPEDLLSVDAALFDQWITSILAPLRQAINLLECVFDAETVVVGGMMPAPLLEKVLARLPPLYQSVRGRYLPAQRVKMGMTGTDTAALGAAALPIFDEFNPQFQVLMKAVNTNALFGKAK; this is translated from the coding sequence ATGAAAACATCAGGTACAAACCTTGAACATGCCCGGGTGCATAACCGCCGGGTGATCATTGAGGCGGTGCGTTTACATGGCGAGCTGACCCGCGCCGAGCTGGCGCGGCTGACCGCGCTGACCCCGCAGACCGTGTCGAATATTGTGGCGGAGCTGGAGCAGATGGATCTCCTGACCAGCCACCAACCGCGGCGCGCCAGCGGCCGTGGACAGCCAGCGGTGCCGGTGAGCCTCAATCCCGCCAGCGCCTGGTCAATTGGCATCCATCTTGATCATCAGACGCTGATTGTGGTGCTGGTGGATCTGGCCGGCGAGGTCCATTTTCGCCGACTCATTCTGGTGCAAAAGCCCCAGCCTGGTGCGACCTTTGCCCGCCTCGCTGAGGTGCTGAATGAGATCCGTGCGCTGCCGACGCTGGACTGGTCGCGGGTGCTGGGGATGGGGGTCGTGATGCCGGGGCCCTTTGGCGTGGAAGGGATCTCGTCGACGGGACCCACGACGCTCAACGGCTGGGAAGGGGTCGATGTAGCGGCGGAGCTCGGGCGACTCAGCGGCCTGCCAGTGACTCTCGAAAACGACGCCACGGTGGCCGCCATTGGCGAACGCTTTCACGGCGTGGCGCGGCAGCTCAACTCTTTTGTCTATCTCTATATTGGCACCGGTCTGGGCGCCGGTATTTTTACCGATGGTCATGTGTATACCGGCCATGCCCATAACGCCGGTGAGGTCGGGCATATTGTGGTCGCGCCGAACGGTCGCCCTTGCTATTGCGGGAATGAGGGATGCCTTGAGCGCTATGTTTCGCTGCAGGCGGCCTATGAGTTTTGCGGCCTCGACCCCTATCGCGCGCTGCCGGAAGATCTGCTGTCGGTGGACGCTGCGCTTTTCGACCAGTGGATCACCAGCATCCTGGCGCCGTTGCGTCAGGCGATCAATTTGCTGGAGTGCGTCTTCGATGCCGAGACGGTGGTGGTGGGCGGTATGATGCCCGCCCCCTTGCTGGAGAAAGTGCTGGCGCGGCTGCCGCCGCTGTATCAGTCTGTGCGCGGGCGTTACCTGCCGGCGCAGCGTGTCAAAATGGGGATGACCGGCACCGATACTGCCGCGCTGGGCGCCGCTGCGCTGCCAATCTTTGATGAATTTAATCCGCAGTTTCAGGTGTTGATGAAAGCGGTGAATACAAACGCGCTTTTTGGCAAAGCTAAGTAA
- a CDS encoding fatty acid desaturase: MTEKKTAVYVDDQQRILIRQLARSWLWRSELPTWLLIVTVYGGWFACVAGWQTLGLMPATLLLIWFTTWYMSLQHELIHGHPTRLAWFNQLLGTLPLAVWYPYGIYRDSHLAHHRNHLLTHPEDDPESYYVTAESWQRFSAWQRRLIHLRNTFWGRLLLAPLMDIIHTLNRALRAFREGDRRAIAMWSLHLLLLTGLLTWMAAQGFSPLWFVLAVSYPALALTKVRSFLEHRAADDPLARSVINEAGLPWRVLFLNLNYHAVHHDLPGVPWYALRQLYLHRQTAYLQRNQGFLVRGYGEWRRHFGRRAVAVNAHPGFGEQAQAGGEHG; encoded by the coding sequence GTGACGGAAAAGAAGACGGCTGTCTATGTGGATGATCAACAGCGCATCCTGATCCGCCAGCTGGCGCGCAGCTGGCTGTGGCGCAGCGAGCTGCCGACATGGCTGCTGATTGTGACGGTTTACGGCGGCTGGTTTGCCTGCGTGGCGGGCTGGCAGACGCTGGGTTTGATGCCGGCCACGCTGCTGCTGATCTGGTTTACCACCTGGTATATGTCCTTACAGCACGAGCTTATCCATGGGCATCCCACCCGGCTGGCATGGTTTAACCAGCTGTTGGGGACGCTGCCGCTGGCGGTCTGGTATCCCTATGGCATCTACCGCGACAGCCACCTGGCGCACCATCGCAACCATCTGCTGACGCACCCCGAGGACGACCCCGAATCGTACTATGTGACGGCGGAAAGCTGGCAGCGCTTCTCAGCCTGGCAGCGCCGTCTTATCCACCTGCGCAACACCTTCTGGGGGCGTCTGCTGCTGGCGCCGCTGATGGATATTATTCACACCCTGAACCGCGCGCTGCGGGCTTTCCGCGAGGGTGACCGCCGCGCTATCGCCATGTGGAGTCTGCATCTGTTGCTGCTGACGGGCCTGCTGACCTGGATGGCGGCGCAGGGTTTTTCCCCACTGTGGTTTGTGCTGGCGGTGAGCTACCCGGCGCTGGCCCTGACCAAAGTGCGCTCTTTTCTCGAACACCGCGCCGCGGATGACCCGCTGGCCCGCTCGGTGATCAACGAGGCCGGGCTCCCCTGGCGGGTGCTGTTCCTCAATCTCAACTACCATGCGGTGCATCATGACCTGCCAGGGGTCCCCTGGTACGCTTTACGTCAGCTGTATCTGCATCGCCAGACGGCTTATCTGCAGCGTAATCAGGGGTTCCTGGTGCGTGGGTACGGCGAGTGGCGACGCCATTTTGGCCGCCGGGCGGTGGCGGTGAACGCCCATCCGGGCTTTGGCGAGCAGGCGCAAGCGGGAGGAGAACATGGCTGA
- a CDS encoding phosphate/phosphite/phosphonate ABC transporter substrate-binding protein: MAERMTFPMYAIHRQQTQALWQAVQSLLAERGVTVTGDPPAADPEDLLDHWRQPTLLLSQTCGYPLVTQLPEVQTVGCFHYAAPGCEGRRYRSLLVVREADSHRMLGDFFGRRAACNAEHSQSGYNVLRKMVAPLSREGRFFSAVVFSGSHRQSLRELQQENADIAAIDCVTYALLQRHQPQVLAGLVAIGWSPAAPGLPLITAGATPAATLNSLREALQQLVSDARYRPLCDALLICGYSDMPREAYAPLLAWRDEAAALGVSQL; this comes from the coding sequence ATGGCTGAACGCATGACCTTTCCGATGTATGCCATCCACCGTCAACAGACCCAGGCCCTGTGGCAGGCGGTGCAGTCGCTGCTGGCCGAACGCGGCGTGACCGTGACGGGAGATCCTCCGGCGGCTGACCCCGAGGATCTGCTGGACCACTGGCGCCAGCCGACGCTGTTGCTGAGCCAGACCTGCGGCTACCCGCTGGTGACCCAGCTGCCGGAGGTGCAGACGGTGGGCTGTTTCCACTACGCCGCGCCCGGTTGTGAAGGGCGCCGCTACCGCAGCCTGTTGGTGGTCCGCGAAGCGGATAGTCATCGGATGCTGGGGGACTTTTTTGGCCGTCGGGCCGCGTGCAATGCCGAGCACTCGCAGTCCGGCTACAACGTGCTGCGTAAAATGGTCGCGCCGCTCTCCCGGGAGGGGCGATTTTTTTCGGCGGTGGTGTTCAGCGGCAGCCATCGGCAGTCGCTGCGCGAGCTGCAGCAGGAAAACGCCGATATCGCCGCCATCGACTGCGTGACCTACGCGCTGCTGCAGCGCCATCAGCCGCAGGTCCTGGCAGGCCTGGTGGCGATCGGCTGGAGCCCGGCCGCGCCAGGGCTGCCGCTGATCACCGCCGGCGCCACTCCGGCGGCGACGCTGAATAGCCTGCGCGAGGCGCTCCAGCAGTTAGTGAGCGATGCGCGCTATCGTCCCCTGTGCGATGCCTTGCTGATCTGCGGCTATAGCGATATGCCGCGGGAGGCCTATGCGCCGCTGCTGGCGTGGCGGGATGAGGCCGCGGCGCTGGGAGTCAGCCAGCTATAG
- a CDS encoding NtaA/DmoA family FMN-dependent monooxygenase (This protein belongs to a clade of FMN-dependent monooxygenases, within a broader family of flavin-dependent oxidoreductases, the luciferase-like monooxygenase (LMM) family, some of whose members use coenzyme F420 rather than FMN.) — MPTSPNTDRHPATDGVQPRVHAMSTRHMILNLFFYNPQGDYRFSWRHPDAPEAEIFTLNYYASLARKAEAATLDAIFVADHIAVWDTVPSGLTHYANARLEPLTLLSALAAVTEHIGLMATASTSYNEPYNLARYFASLDFLSNGRASWNVVTSWLEEEAANFGLEQLPRHGTRYQRANEFIDVVTRLWDSWEDGAAIFDKAHGLFADAGKVHHLDYQGEYFRVRGPLNVPRPPQGHPLLVQAGSSEAGKALAAAWSDMHFVFIHSIAEGLAYREEMNQRLRQHGRDPAHFKIIAGVLPVVVNSSEEKAARQQLNEQLMSDQMAIDLLSSYLRMDLSPLPRDQPLPPLPDEESFDGIRTALKLIRQYDPRLTLLELGKLLLQSSDSWLLLGSAEEIAATLTETWQAGAADGFNLMFPLLPGDFDRFVDQVVPILQRNGVMRDRYPPGTLREKLGLPAVENRFTAP, encoded by the coding sequence ATGCCAACCTCACCCAACACTGACCGTCACCCCGCCACGGATGGCGTTCAGCCGCGAGTCCACGCTATGTCTACCCGACACATGATCCTGAACCTGTTCTTTTATAACCCGCAGGGGGATTACCGTTTCTCCTGGCGTCACCCTGACGCACCAGAAGCGGAAATATTTACCCTCAACTATTACGCCAGTCTGGCGCGCAAGGCCGAAGCGGCGACCCTCGACGCTATCTTTGTCGCCGACCATATCGCGGTGTGGGATACGGTGCCCAGCGGCCTGACCCACTATGCCAACGCCCGGCTTGAACCCCTGACGCTGCTCTCCGCCCTCGCCGCGGTGACGGAGCATATCGGTCTGATGGCCACCGCGTCGACCTCCTATAACGAACCCTATAACCTGGCGCGCTACTTTGCCTCGCTGGATTTCCTCAGCAATGGCCGGGCCAGCTGGAATGTGGTGACGTCGTGGCTGGAAGAAGAGGCGGCAAACTTCGGTCTGGAGCAGCTTCCCCGCCACGGCACCCGCTACCAGCGGGCCAATGAATTCATCGACGTGGTCACTCGCCTGTGGGATTCCTGGGAAGATGGCGCGGCGATCTTCGATAAAGCGCACGGATTATTCGCCGATGCCGGCAAGGTGCATCACCTCGACTATCAGGGCGAGTACTTTCGCGTGCGCGGCCCGCTCAACGTCCCTCGCCCGCCGCAGGGCCATCCGCTGCTGGTGCAGGCCGGCTCTTCAGAGGCGGGAAAAGCGCTGGCCGCCGCCTGGTCTGATATGCACTTCGTGTTTATTCACTCGATCGCCGAGGGGCTGGCCTATCGCGAAGAGATGAACCAGCGGCTGCGCCAGCACGGGCGCGATCCGGCCCATTTCAAAATTATCGCCGGGGTCCTGCCGGTGGTGGTGAACTCCAGCGAGGAAAAGGCGGCCCGCCAGCAGCTTAACGAGCAGCTGATGAGCGACCAGATGGCTATCGACCTGCTCTCCTCTTATCTTCGGATGGATCTCAGCCCCCTGCCACGGGACCAACCCCTGCCGCCGCTCCCCGATGAAGAGAGCTTTGATGGCATCCGCACGGCGCTGAAGCTTATCCGCCAGTACGATCCACGGCTCACCCTGCTGGAGTTGGGGAAATTGTTATTACAGAGTTCCGATAGCTGGCTGCTGCTGGGCAGCGCCGAGGAGATTGCCGCCACCTTAACGGAGACCTGGCAGGCGGGCGCCGCCGATGGGTTCAACCTGATGTTCCCGCTGCTGCCGGGAGACTTTGACCGCTTTGTTGACCAGGTGGTGCCGATTCTGCAGCGTAACGGCGTCATGCGCGATCGCTACCCGCCCGGCACCCTGCGTGAAAAGCTCGGTCTGCCCGCGGTGGAAAACCGCTTCACCGCGCCGTAG
- a CDS encoding ABC transporter substrate-binding protein — protein sequence MKQLFGKAVTARRFRLSLLAAGLFSLSVSTFAASVTVGGANFTESSILANIYASALKKNHIEANTRLNLGNREIIIPALQSGEIDIVPEYLGALLNFYNGKTEATSQQAVSAELAQALPADFTLLNPAPATSITAWAVRAETAEKYHLRTLSDLKPVAPQLVIGGPPELAVRALGLPGLKRVYGLEFKAVKSLDMGGPLTRLALNSGKIDVATVVSTQGNLAKEKWVVLEDDKHEQPSQNVVPLVRKASLTPEISAVLNEVSGKLDNATLIALNQQVDLQHKDPAAVAEQWVNANLTQH from the coding sequence ATGAAGCAATTATTTGGCAAGGCCGTCACCGCCCGTCGATTTCGTCTCTCGCTGCTGGCCGCCGGGCTCTTCAGCCTGAGCGTTAGCACCTTTGCCGCCAGCGTCACGGTGGGCGGGGCCAATTTTACCGAAAGCTCCATTCTCGCCAACATCTACGCCAGCGCGTTAAAGAAAAATCATATCGAGGCCAACACCCGTCTCAACCTTGGCAACCGGGAAATTATTATTCCGGCGCTGCAGAGCGGTGAGATCGATATCGTTCCGGAATATCTTGGCGCCCTGCTCAATTTCTATAACGGCAAGACCGAGGCCACCAGCCAGCAGGCCGTTAGCGCTGAGCTGGCCCAGGCCCTGCCCGCCGATTTCACCCTGTTGAACCCGGCCCCGGCCACCTCGATCACCGCCTGGGCGGTACGTGCCGAGACCGCGGAGAAATACCATCTGCGCACCCTCTCCGACCTGAAGCCCGTCGCCCCGCAGTTGGTGATCGGCGGACCACCGGAGCTGGCGGTACGCGCCCTGGGCCTGCCGGGGCTGAAGCGCGTCTATGGACTTGAGTTCAAAGCGGTGAAATCGCTGGACATGGGCGGGCCGCTGACCCGGCTGGCGCTCAATTCGGGCAAAATCGACGTCGCGACGGTCGTCTCCACCCAGGGCAACCTGGCGAAGGAGAAATGGGTGGTCCTCGAGGATGATAAACATGAACAACCGAGTCAGAACGTGGTGCCGCTGGTGCGCAAAGCCAGTCTGACGCCGGAGATCAGCGCCGTGCTCAATGAGGTTTCCGGCAAGCTGGACAATGCCACGCTGATTGCCCTCAACCAGCAGGTGGATCTCCAGCATAAAGATCCGGCAGCCGTCGCCGAGCAATGGGTTAATGCCAACCTCACCCAACACTGA
- a CDS encoding ABC transporter permease — MTLLLATFHWLTQPEHWLGDEGILLRLGQHLYYVLVSMAVACAIALPLGIALGYWRKGAFVVINLFNLGRAIPSLGLILLCIIVFGFNDIPVLAALIALSIPPILTNTWVGIYHADRPLCDAAIALGMTPWQSLWQVRIPLAAPLILAGVRTALVQLIATAVVAAYAGLGGLGRFLIDGLGQRDIPQVIGGSLVVSLLAIGGELLFARCAGRLVHRRIAAPY, encoded by the coding sequence ATGACCCTGCTTCTTGCTACTTTTCACTGGCTAACCCAGCCGGAGCACTGGCTGGGTGACGAGGGCATCTTGCTGCGCCTGGGCCAACACCTTTATTACGTGCTGGTCAGTATGGCCGTGGCCTGCGCCATTGCCCTGCCGCTCGGCATCGCGCTGGGCTACTGGCGCAAAGGGGCCTTCGTGGTGATTAACCTGTTTAATCTTGGCCGCGCCATTCCTTCGTTAGGGCTGATTTTATTATGCATCATCGTTTTTGGCTTTAACGATATCCCGGTGCTGGCGGCGCTTATTGCGCTCTCGATCCCGCCCATCCTCACTAACACCTGGGTGGGGATTTATCACGCCGATCGCCCGCTGTGCGATGCGGCCATCGCGCTGGGCATGACCCCCTGGCAAAGCCTGTGGCAGGTGCGGATCCCCCTGGCGGCGCCGCTGATCCTCGCCGGTGTGCGCACGGCGCTGGTTCAGCTTATCGCCACGGCGGTGGTCGCGGCCTATGCCGGTCTGGGCGGGCTGGGACGTTTTCTGATCGACGGCCTCGGGCAGCGGGATATCCCGCAGGTGATCGGCGGCTCGCTGGTGGTTTCCCTGCTGGCGATAGGCGGTGAACTGCTTTTCGCCCGCTGCGCCGGCCGCCTGGTTCATCGCCGTATTGCCGCGCCTTATTAG
- a CDS encoding ABC transporter permease, with amino-acid sequence MIDWSWVIDNHAMIGDLLWQHARMVLLALLFGSLLTGGLLAVTLRWPATAQPLITLCGVLFTIPSLALFILLLPFTGLSLTTSLIGLTLYSLLILLRNVLAGMEKLPQAALESARALGYTRGFRFFDIELWLLLPSLFAGLRIASVTLVGLVTVTALIGQGGLGQLLLAGFNQDFLTPIVVSLVLSLLLSLVFDGLIARLGDWLAPWTE; translated from the coding sequence ATGATTGACTGGAGCTGGGTTATCGATAACCACGCGATGATCGGCGATCTGCTCTGGCAGCATGCGCGGATGGTCCTGCTGGCCCTGCTGTTCGGCTCCCTGCTCACCGGCGGCCTGTTAGCGGTGACCTTACGCTGGCCCGCGACGGCGCAGCCGCTCATCACCCTGTGCGGTGTGCTCTTTACCATTCCCTCGCTGGCGCTGTTTATTTTATTGCTGCCGTTTACCGGGCTGTCGCTGACCACCTCGCTGATTGGCCTGACGCTGTACTCCCTGCTGATCCTGCTGCGCAACGTGCTGGCCGGCATGGAGAAGCTGCCGCAGGCGGCGCTGGAGTCCGCGCGGGCGCTCGGCTACACCCGCGGGTTCCGCTTCTTCGATATCGAGCTGTGGCTGCTACTGCCCTCTCTGTTTGCCGGGCTGCGCATTGCCTCGGTGACGCTGGTCGGCCTGGTCACCGTCACTGCGCTGATCGGCCAGGGCGGGCTGGGGCAGCTACTGCTGGCGGGTTTTAATCAGGACTTTCTGACGCCGATAGTCGTTAGCCTGGTCCTGAGCCTGCTCCTGTCGCTGGTCTTTGACGGGCTGATTGCCCGTCTCGGCGACTGGCTAGCGCCGTGGACGGAATGA
- a CDS encoding ABC transporter ATP-binding protein yields MIKLTHLCKTYPGSAQPAIRDLSLDIDHGEFCTFVGPSGCGKTTILRMINQLDIPDSGDVYIQGVRLADADIIQIRRQIGFVMQSAALFPHRTVAQNIATVPRLAGWSKARIRARIDELVALMSLDSHLLHRYPHQLSGGQQGRVAIARAIAADPPILLMDEPFAAIDPVVRERLQDELLLLQQRLQKTIVLVTHDINEAIRLGDKIAIFQEGGVLAQFDTPDRILAHPASEFVRRFIGPEPNLKRLGMIQVGQLPRHDVPLLDEALTPIASTHPPLASPLRLVLDRQRRPLHWFDPQRGLTLPVERPLASSHSLRFAYSALLDVATGVLVHVDDEGQYQGAVSHTLLQQVLDGAVGVRSHD; encoded by the coding sequence ATGATTAAATTAACGCATCTTTGCAAAACCTATCCAGGCAGCGCCCAGCCGGCCATTCGCGACCTCAGTCTGGATATTGATCATGGCGAATTCTGCACCTTCGTCGGCCCGAGCGGCTGCGGAAAAACGACTATCCTGCGCATGATTAACCAGCTGGATATTCCCGACAGCGGCGACGTCTATATTCAGGGCGTCCGCCTCGCTGACGCTGATATTATCCAGATCCGCCGCCAGATCGGCTTCGTGATGCAAAGCGCTGCGCTCTTTCCCCATCGTACCGTGGCGCAAAATATCGCGACCGTGCCGCGGCTGGCGGGCTGGAGCAAAGCACGGATCCGCGCGCGGATTGACGAACTGGTGGCGCTGATGTCGCTCGATAGTCATCTGCTGCACCGCTATCCGCATCAGCTCTCCGGCGGCCAGCAGGGTCGCGTGGCCATCGCCCGAGCCATCGCCGCCGATCCGCCCATTTTACTGATGGATGAGCCTTTCGCCGCCATCGACCCGGTGGTCCGCGAACGCCTCCAGGATGAGCTCTTGCTCCTGCAGCAGCGGCTGCAGAAAACCATTGTATTAGTGACCCACGATATCAATGAAGCGATCCGTCTCGGCGATAAAATCGCCATTTTCCAGGAAGGCGGCGTGCTGGCGCAGTTTGATACACCCGACCGTATTCTGGCCCACCCGGCGAGCGAGTTCGTGCGCCGCTTTATCGGCCCGGAGCCCAATCTGAAGCGGCTGGGCATGATACAGGTCGGCCAGCTGCCGCGTCACGATGTCCCCCTGCTCGACGAAGCGCTGACGCCGATCGCCAGTACCCATCCACCGCTGGCCAGCCCGCTGCGTCTGGTGCTTGACCGCCAGCGACGCCCGCTGCACTGGTTCGATCCGCAGCGGGGCCTCACCCTGCCGGTGGAGCGCCCACTCGCCAGCAGCCACAGCCTGCGTTTTGCCTACAGCGCGCTGCTCGACGTGGCGACCGGCGTGCTGGTGCATGTGGATGACGAAGGCCAATACCAGGGGGCGGTATCCCACACCCTGCTGCAGCAGGTGCTCGACGGCGCGGTGGGGGTGCGATCTCATGATTGA
- the tdcA gene encoding transcriptional regulator TdcA, whose product MNTFSLPKTQHLVVFQEVIRSGSIGAGAKALGLTQPAVSKIIGDMESYFGSELIVRRNTGVSLTEAGQVFLNWSEAITREMKNMVNEMNALTNSAVVDVSFGFPSLVGFTFMSEMVHQFKMTFPKARVSMYEAQLSAFLPAIRDGRLDFAIGTLSDEMKLQDLHVEPLFESEFVLVANRARIGNGTVRLASLQHEQWVLPETNMGYYSELLATLQRSGIRRENIVNTDSVVTIYNLVLNADFLTVIPCDMTTPFGSSQFVTIPIKEALPVARYAAVWSKNYRLKTAAASLVEMAKQYSSGQGNRHWQPIEIA is encoded by the coding sequence ATGAATACTTTTTCTCTGCCTAAAACACAGCATCTGGTGGTTTTCCAGGAAGTGATCCGCAGTGGGTCAATCGGGGCCGGAGCAAAAGCGTTAGGACTCACTCAGCCGGCGGTCAGTAAAATCATTGGTGACATGGAAAGTTATTTTGGCAGCGAATTAATCGTCCGGCGAAATACCGGCGTCTCGCTCACCGAGGCCGGGCAGGTATTTCTCAACTGGTCAGAAGCGATCACCCGTGAAATGAAAAATATGGTCAATGAAATGAATGCTCTGACCAACAGCGCGGTGGTGGATGTCTCCTTTGGTTTCCCTTCGCTGGTCGGGTTTACCTTTATGTCGGAGATGGTGCATCAGTTTAAAATGACCTTCCCGAAGGCGCGGGTCTCAATGTATGAAGCGCAGCTCTCCGCTTTTTTACCGGCGATCCGCGACGGGCGTCTCGACTTCGCCATCGGGACGCTGAGCGATGAGATGAAACTGCAGGACCTGCACGTCGAGCCGCTGTTTGAGTCTGAGTTTGTGCTGGTGGCGAACCGGGCGCGGATCGGCAACGGCACCGTCCGTCTGGCCTCGCTCCAGCATGAGCAGTGGGTGCTGCCGGAGACCAATATGGGCTATTACAGCGAACTGCTGGCCACCCTGCAGCGCAGCGGCATCCGCCGCGAAAATATCGTCAATACCGATTCGGTGGTGACGATCTATAACCTGGTACTCAATGCCGATTTTCTGACGGTGATCCCCTGCGACATGACCACGCCGTTCGGCTCGAGCCAGTTTGTCACCATCCCCATTAAAGAGGCCTTGCCGGTGGCGCGCTATGCGGCGGTATGGTCGAAGAATTACCGGCTTAAAACCGCGGCGGCGTCGCTGGTGGAGATGGCGAAACAGTACTCTTCGGGGCAGGGAAACCGCCACTGGCAGCCAATCGAAATTGCCTGA